A window from Plasmodium chabaudi chabaudi strain AS genome assembly, chromosome: 11 encodes these proteins:
- a CDS encoding ATP synthase-associated protein, putative, translating to MNVSRILLNSSKILKRNVEFKEIFTPRWFLESPNYSRMPLWRRFFEGQYTNGSFLFFGNAWTSMFAFAFFLWYSRIFDPPPLERVDRYWLNSPKFRILSAFYNEGKRPGVKISLMTYEARYFYRGIDHPFTINEIKDLWFKLKENYLIESIPAIQYPHVFRQYNKVSTPADLHVHLH from the coding sequence atgaaTGTTTCAAGAATTTTGCTAAATAGcagtaaaatattaaaaagaaatgttgagtttaaagaaatatttacgCCAAGATGGTTTTTAGAGTCCCCTAATTACAGTCGTATGCCATTATGGCGACGATTTTTTGAAGGCCAATATACAAATGGCtcattcttattttttggtAATGCATGGACATCGATGTTTGCCTTTGCTTTTTTCTTATGGTATTCTAGAATATTTGACCCTCCACCCTTAGAAAGAGTAGATAGATACTGGTTAAACTCCCCAAAGTTTCGAATATTATCAGCTTTTTATAATGAAGGCAAAAGACCAGGTGTTAAAATTTCTTTGATGACATATGAAGCtagatatttttatagagGAATTGATCACCCATTTACtattaatgaaattaaaGATCTATGGTTTAagttaaaagaaaattatttaatagaGAGTATTCCAGCTATTCAATACCCCCACGTTTTCAGACAATACAACAAAGTTTCAACGCCCGCAGATTTACATGTACACCTTCATTAG
- a CDS encoding RNA-binding protein, putative, whose amino-acid sequence MNTDEKFVMQNDNSSSNKENKSSPQKPHLRKAAGIVWKDPSLDEWPENDFRIFCGNLGNEVTTDILANAFRKYKSFNMAKVIREKRNNKTKGYGFVSLSDPQDMLDALKNMNNTFIGNRPVTIKRSRWKDREIDSKKNKDFDDFIKNAYAPTKKFRKFKKFVKRDNTEVHDRLINKNTQG is encoded by the exons atgaataCGGACGAAAAATTTGTAATGCAAAATGATAATTCATCttcaaataaagaaaacaaaTCTTCCCCTCAAAAg CCGCATTTAAGGAAAGCAGCAGGAATTGTATGGAAAGATCCATCACTCGATGAATGGCCAGAAAATGACTTTCGAATCTTTTGTGGGAATTTAGGAAATGAAGTGACAACTGACATTTTAGCAAATGcttttagaaaatataaatcatttaatatGGCAAAA GTAATACGAGAAAagagaaataataaaacaaaggGTTATGGATTTGTATCTTTATCAGATCCCCAAGATATGCTAGAcgcattaaaaaatatgaataatacatttattgGTAATAGACCAGTAACTATTAAAAGAAGTCGATGGAAAGATAGAGAAATCGACtcaaagaaaaataaagattttGATGACTTTATAAAGAATGCATATGCTCCCACTAAAAAATTTAGgaagtttaaaaaatttgtcaAACGTGATAATACAG AGGTTCATGATAGattgataaataaaaatacacaagggtga
- a CDS encoding ER membrane protein complex subunit 3, putative, with amino-acid sequence MDALVLDERIRMHALLPIFIIVILVCIIKSNLGQMPQLPLKMDIEKIRQNNFLSRFAQLKTNAGFISPLAFLNRRYFYNKPQIGFFNEVPEQINPFDSFLKQDTSDLFGMMKNQIPFLILQLGLGFLINMFFSGYLVAKIPFPLTYKFKSTLQMGMDIELLDMKFVSSLSWYFLVMFCSSGLISIVDYFFLQDNDRNKNSPIDNLMSTQNPLKQPVNPANPADITNIYEKKKEELETMRYKFLLENIEFHLIENWE; translated from the exons atggatgcGCTGGTGCTGGACGAAAGGATAAGGATGCATGCCTTACTtcctatatttataattgtgATTTTAGTTTGTATAATAAAGAGTAATTTAGGGCAAATGCCACAACTCCCcttaaaaatggatattGAGAAAATTAGGCAAAA tAATTTCTTGTCTCGATTCGCGCAATTGAAAACTAATGCGGGATTTATCAGTCCATtagcatttttaaatagacgatatttttataacaaaCCTCAAATTGGCTTCTTCAACGAAGTGCCTGAACAAATCAATCCATTTGactcatttttaaaacaagaCACATCAGATTTATTTGGaatgatgaaaaatcaaattccatttttaattttacaaCTGGGATTAGggtttttaataaatatgtttttttcggGATATTTAGTAG cCAAGATACCCTTTCCCCTAAcatacaaatttaaatcAACTTTACAAATGGGGATGGACATTGAATTATTAGACATGAAATTTGTATCATCCTTGTCATG GTATTTTCTTGTTATGTTTTGCTCAAGTGGGTTGATAAGCATagttgattattttttccttcaag ACAATGATAGAAACAAAAATAGTCCAATTGACAATTTAATGTCTACCCAAAACCCATTAAAAC AACCTGTTAATCCTGCTAATCCAGCAGAcataacaaatatttatgagaaaaaaaaggaagaatTGGAAACAATG agatacaaatttttattagaaaatattgaaTTTCACCTTATAGAAAACTGGGAGtaa
- a CDS encoding guanylyl cyclase beta, putative, with the protein MKETDKIKSEVLNLMNLDGKREHINKNSKLYRKVIINPTSEDDLQKFCKNYFRIYQFSLYNFVRRLISLDAVIVYTLFMTVYIFSEISQGITKQYLFVDTAISLLLNIGILVVIESLFELKLLKDIKNANSQNYLRIVPKMSYFEKVMTKDIKVGNIIRVFQGEEFPADVVILYSKKNTNAVVDSFKIDGLYNKSIKHPVEKYKIDRDYLKMLSEINGVIKCELPNKNVFCFQGTYKLDKHPRSLHLSYENFALQSSILKGAEYIDGVVVYTGADTKKNLNIPRKIEENMTFCIKMNNVVYYLIFMYIFFVVLSIILKAIFFRKGQLLENPNDTFFTILEDFIGLYILVLPVMLYSEKSLIYIIQSLKIERDARMNHDENSNNTKVFNKNKNDALGTVDIIATARNGVLVNKKEILVSCTINNVLYSKKNFIISDEFLKLPSLNILDAERTNVSELLNLDERIFKDPENIFFPSRDFNNFFKILGNNINPIYDPINDDFSRILEEIYANYLNDELLYKKIKLSSSVKSLLDNGYNHFSEDCENSYDCKEILDDGIKSNEQSEKIEEFILGVCACNRIIIYNEKFSDIEMKDNINEKSTSDPIKYNKKSDVENMENENKYTVDSDGEENMNTIEHEDICLYNTSKKIGFHIYCYKKRLFFYNLKNICKEYYIICFHDFLRSNNYTICMLKNKKELDKGILYIRGYDFNILPYLCKNKNDINKIKKTIKLYTANYLKVILICKKNITNEDIAKYIYLKSVRSKVSFKFFDIIKTFFLYDLECIGIIGLKNDLNDGVVETFKDINNFDIRSWIFTNDSSKNTYLTALQCNLIIPNSNLFLVNFLNPDHSDEETVANYLFTNFLVSMENMKSRSYAIAINEKSLKNIMENKHALKIFLCIIMRATVVLFCKLNNETKGKIISKFISYTTPKLTVLGVGSTLNDAHLLKNTTISVCLTLNKQVNVLYSISDYAMEEFKYVGELLILGRLNRFSLCRAFLWIIYLKVMIGSFYFFHNFDNYFSGSSISSILYSQTTFGIFHYSLIVAFASYEIDLPYKFIRKSPYIYQLARRKYFLNNTIIFLNIIESIFASFVSYYILRDILYNLITHRKFTFHMFVLNFFLISEKILLFSKTWHIFFFIMTVVIVSILFIYINIYTLFDCLVTGKCEFSLFDSEDSYFWVSLLPILYINFIIDKFMKFVKNKIYPDITEQYPSTLKIETQEKCDTNNEGGKLLNDKKFGKLAPIPKIYTIKEDNAYYGKSKKNKYIFDTLRKIIDIKIKYRNQQLNLEYKTYEKRNKLKIRIIILLLFIIFLVAFTIQIIISKSIEKNLHSLSYLTVIYYMVAILYLIKMLLLNKTNHTYFFIIGKLLLVLGFLLEMSENAVNNIINMLVTYSFTVCYIFFLSFKILDGLLMIITILFVSIWIYYHKNNRLSAMCTDFCDNPYASLDNLEYVNISCICKQQIFTFLICMLSFTLICLFMKYYEIYYLKKKFLTRYKQKVNLGKQIEILHTMLPSFLVEYLLVSDPKADGIMVGKNISGEDRGIISVIFCDIDDFQTMVSTLEAHTLVQTLDNLYLYFDKCIKYFNCIKIETVFESYLAASGLSEKKNNSVHKIKYDTKCAIKMAIAQLSAKYYISYKVLDTLSNNKDTNSIFPTENKYIYKNISLRIGIHTGKAISGVIGSVKPQYSLFGDTVNTASRMKSTSLKDHIHVSYDTYKYLKDDKTLVWKERSMFIKGKGEMKTYLLVDILDDSKKDRRKALTESTSSIFRSSDEIANENEVITKEKELDKIETPDKSEIIDETKEIIKKTEKPSTKKKKIKKENVEEKNINVKMKEMGEILKSYDKDEIYNCNKSDDGSNSIRKNDFLHSSKNYNYKKSKYLDLERFSTNKSFKRNVLAYNFESPINLPPKMEDKTKLKYDSDHFFTSPYAVDKNEKDEISDTPIKAPYIKRSKNIINKIREDSIDFKDEFSKENDKIKEYIKERINYRQKVTPNYFNFNNMSKYSNAFKKKNKKKKDIQKKYTYRQKTSFYNFLNKNDTANYNYSSEFEYFIDPKLKNKKPINFNNLFAKIYKKKQSLLNMKTGDINNKKKNTRNRSRDRIIFSSRRDEEHDDNQKMNKKLFYQTYAQKAEHVSNENISTEMINNDIFLKKEDNEKKLKYDSNKNIKNESPKNVDKMMLKKRMISKKISFYSLKDDEKEDSFRSSDNSSCGIKSKKTSSIGDEEMNEYFNDNNEFNRNQNQNKNKNKKNKEFSLASKVNNIFKNIFKKNYISEKLKSGKYNTMNNSKSGQTNITTDNKKSQIKKNGDVNKANTNVTTKNSDFVNNFDNYNKNILKKLTSTLQINKKTSYFNRFYYKFKDEELEEEYTREYYREIINIDLTKKLIIIFVISELILSLCNVIELSYYEHKDTPNDFIVIIWLIRSIYLFTITFIWLLLKTKLKEYKDNSSKMMWTTFILNIFLSSWGIIMIDLACIHYSNLVGNSRERSIFFMKDATELIISMQLIFVKNMLFKHKFFFFVFFFVFFIYSFYKLFVIHVGELRICCSILLILSINILYFWYSEYLDRIQYIIKRKRNRMEKTSHDFLTRILPRQVLEEYQNDNLQLTYKHEKIAFLFADIVGFTKWSKTAAPKNVLKLLQKLISKIDKDTIKLGLYKLFTIGDAYVATSQPNASITDQIEAADGIISIFKLAKLILHNINTIKIQFNKHDFNMRIGLHYGSCVGGIIGSVRIRYDMWGLDVLIANQIESNGIPGEIVCSEQFKNFFLETEPNAKLNFWHYKTISINDKDIKIYVVEDKNYEEDYDPKVIDYDTLLKLREKNKEKG; encoded by the exons atgaaggaaacagataaaataaagagcgaggttttaaatttaatg AACTTAGATGGGAAAAGggaacatataaataaaaacagcAAGCTTTACAGAAAAGTTATTATAAATCCAACATCAGAAGATGACTTGCAAAAGTTTTGTAAAAACTATTTTAGAATATATCAATTTTCG ttgtataattttgtaagAAGATTGATATCACTCGATGCAGTTATCGTTTACACTTTATTTATGACggtgtatattttttctgaaATAAGCCAAGGAATAACAAAACAATATCTATTTGTAGACACAGCTATTTCGCTTTTGCTAAATATTGGAATTTTGGTTGTTATAGAAAGTCTTTTTGAGCTAAAATTGCTGAAggacataaaaaatgcgaATTCACAGAACTACCTTAGAATAGTACCGAAAATGTCGTATTTTGAAAAg GTTATGACCAAAGATATAAAAGTTGGAAACATAATTAGGGTATTCCAAGGTGAAGAATTTCCTGCAGATGTTGTTATACTttattctaaaaaaaatacaaatgcAGTTGTTgattcatttaaaattgatggattatataataaaagcaTAAAACATCCtgttgaaaaatataaaa TCGATAGAGATTATCTAAAAATGCTGTCAGAAATAAATGGTGTTATAAAATGTGAATTACCTaacaaaaatgtattttgcTTTCAAGGAACTTATAAGCTCGACAAGCACCCAAGATCATTACATTTGAGTTATGAAAACTTTGCTCTTCAAT CCTCCATTTTAAAGGGAGCCGAATATATTGATGGTGTTGTTGTATATACTGGCGCAgatacgaaaaaaaatttgaacaTACCCCGTAAAATCGAAGAAAATATGacattttgtataaaaatgaataatgtTGTATATTacttaatatttatgtatatattttttgtcgTATTaagtattatattaaaagccATATTTTTCAGAAAAGGGCAACTACTAGAAAATCCGAAtgatacattttttactattCTAGAAGATTTTATtggtttatatatattagtttTACCTGTCATGCTATATTCCGAAAAAAGtttaatatacataattcaAAGTTTAAAAATAG AAAGAGATGCAAGAATGAATCACGatgaaaatagtaataatacaaaagtttttaacaaaaataaaaatgatgcaCTCGGTACAGTTGATATTATAGCTACTGCAAGAAACGGAGTTCTTGTGAACAAAAAAGAGATACTAGTTTCTTGCACTAttaataatgttttatattcaaaaaaaaatttcataatatccgatgaatttttaaaattgccAAGCCTGAATATACTGGACGCGGAAAG AACAAATGTATCCGAACTATTAAATTTAGACGAACGGATTTTCAAAGACCCAGAGAACATTTTTTTCCCTTCTCGAGAtttcaataatttttttaaaattcttgggaataatataaatccTATTTATGATCCGATTAATGATGATTTCTCTAGAATACTCGAGGAAATATATgcgaattatttaaatgacGAACTTttgtacaaaaaaattaaacttTCATCATCTGTAAAATCGCTATTAGACAATGGATACAATC ATTTTTCGGAGGATTGTGAAAATAGCTATGATTGTAAAGAGATACTAGATGATGGGATAAAAAGCAATGAACAGTCAGAAAAAATAGAGGAGTTTATTTTGGGAGTGTGCGCATGTAAtagaataattatatataatgaaaaatttagtGATATTGAAATGAAagataatattaatgagAAATCAACTTCTGATCCTATtaagtataataaaaaaagtgatGTAGAAAATATGgagaatgaaaataaatatacagtAGATTCTGATGGcgaagaaaatatgaatacaaTAGAACATGAAGatatatgcttatataatacttcaaaaaaaataggcTTTCATATATACTGTTATAAGAAGcgtctatttttttataatttaaaaaatatctgTAAAGAGTATTACATAATATGTTTTCATGATTTTTTAAGAAGTAACAATTATACTATCTGTatgttaaaaaacaaaaaagaattagATAAAGGGATACTATATATACGTGGTTatgattttaatattttaccaTACTTATGTAAAAACAAGAAtgacataaataaaattaaaaagacGATAAAACTATACACAgctaattatttaaaagttatattaatatgtaaaaaaaatattactaaTGAAGATAttgcaaaatatatttatttaaaaagtgtTAGAAGCAAAGTTTCTTTCAAgttttttgatataataaaaacattttttttatatgatttagAATGCATCGGCATTATTGggttaaaaaatgatttaaatGATGGTGTAGTCGAAACATTTAAAGATAtcaataattttgatattaGATCATGGATATTTACTAATGATTCTTCTAAAAATACTTATTTGACAGCTTTACAATGTAATCTAATTATTCCaaattcaaatttattCTTAGTTAATTTCTTGAACCCAGATCATTCTGATGAAGAAACAGTTgctaattatttattcacCAATTTCCTTGTTTCtatggaaaatatgaaatcTCGTTCTTATGCTATTGCAATAAACGAGAAAAGTCTGAAGAACATCatggaaaataaacatGCGCTG AAAATATTCTTGTGTATAATAATGCGAGCCACtgttgtattattttgcaaattaaataatgaaacaaaAGGGAAGATAATAAgcaaatttatttcttatacAACTCCTAAATTGACCGTGCTAGGGGTTGGATCGACATTGAATGATGCACATCTCTTAAAAAACACTACAATAAGTGTATGTTTGACTTTGAACAAACAAGTTAATGTTCTTTATAGTATCTCAGATTATGCAATGGAGGAATTCAAATATGTTGGAGAACTTCTTATATTAGGAAGATTGAATCGATTTTCTCTGTG TAGAGCATTTCTATGGATAATATACCTGAAAGTTATGATTGgttcattttatttcttccataattttgataattatttttctggGTCCTCTATTTCATCAATACTATATTCCCAAACGACCTTCGGGATCTTTCATTATTCCTTAATTGTAGCTTTTGCATCATACGAAATCGATCTTCCATACAAGTTTATCAGAAAATCcccatatatttatcagcta gcaagaagaaaatattttcttaacaacaccataatatttttaaacataatCGAATCAATATTTGCTTCATTCGTTTCTTATTACATATTACGAGACAttctatataatttaattacaCATCGAAAATTTACATTCCATAtgtttgttttaaatttttttttaatatctgAAAAAATTCtgttattttcaaaaacatggcatatatttttttttatcatgaCCGTTGTTATTGTTtcgattttatttatatatataaacatttataCATTATTTGATTGCTTAGTAACAGGAAAATGTGAATTTAGCCTTTTCGATTCCGAAGATTCATATTTTTGGGTATCTCTCCTCCCCATACTATACATTAACTTTATCATCGACAAGTTCATGAAGTTTGTAAAGAACAA AATATACCCAGACATAACTGAACAATATCCCAGTACACTGAAAATCGAAACACAAGAAAAATGCGATACTAATAACGAAGGGGGGAAActattaaatgataaaaaatttggaaAGTTGGCACCAATCCCCAAAATTTATACAATAAAAGAAGACAATGCATATTATGGGaaatctaaaaaaaataagtatatttttgatactTTAAGAAAGAtaatagatataaaaataaagtatagAAATCAGCAACTAAACttagaatataaaacatatgagaaaagaaataaattaaaaataaggataataatattattgttatttataatatttttggtAGCATTTACAATACAAATCATCATATCTAAATCTATTGAAAAAAACTTGCATTCGCTATCGTATTTAACAgtgatatattatatggttgcaatattatatttaattaagaTGCTACTtctaaataaaacaaatcatacttatttttttattattggtAAATTACTATTAGTATTAGGCTTTTTGCTAGAAATGTCCGAGAATGCggttaataatataattaatatgcTAGTAACATATTCTTTTACtgtttgttatatattttttttatcttttaaaatattagatGGATTATTAATGATCATAACTATTCTATTCGTATCAATATGGATATATTACCATAAAAATAACCGTTTAAGCGCAATGTGCACTGATTTTTGTGACAATCCATATGCTAGTCTAGACAATTTagaatatgtaaatatatcgTGTATATGTAAACAACAGATTTTtacctttttaatttgtatgTTAAGTTTTACATTAATTTGTctatttatgaaatattatgagatatattatttaaaaaaaaaatttttaacaagatataaacaaaaagtTAATTTAGGTAAGCAAATTGAAATTTTACATACTATGCTGCCTAGCTTTTTAGTcgaatatttattagtaAGTGATCCTAAAGCAGATGGTATTATGGTGgggaaaaatatttccgGAGAAGATCGAGGGATTATATCTGTCATCTTTTGTGACATTGATGATTTTCAAACTATGGTATCTACATTAGAAGCACATACTTTAGTACAGACATTggataatttatatttatattttgataaatgtataaaatattttaattgtataaaaatagaaacaGTATTCGAATCATATTTAGCTGCATCTGGTCTAAgcgaaaagaaaaataattctgtgcataaaattaaatatgataCAAAATGTGCAATCAAGATGGCTATTGCTCAACTTAGTgctaaatattatatatcatataagGTATTAGATACATTATCAAATAACAAAGATACAAATAGTATTTTCCCAacggaaaataaatatatctataaaaatattagttTAAGAATAGGTATACATACAGGAAAAGCAATAAGTGGAGTTATTGGATCTGTTAAACCACAATATTCGCTTTTTGGTGATACTGTTAATACTGCATCTAGAATGAAGTCGACTTCGTTAAAGGACCATATACACGTATCATAtgatacatataaatatctaAAGGATGATAAAACGTTAGTGTGGAAAGAAAGAAGTATGTTCATAAAGGGAAAAGGGGAAatgaaaacatatttaCTGGTTGATATTTTAGATGACTCCAAAAAGGATCGTAGAAAAGCGTTGACAGAATCTACTTCATCTATATTTAGAAGCAGTGATGAAATAGCAAATGAGAACGAAGTCATAACTAAGGAGAAAGAATTGGATAAAATTGAGACGCCTGATAAAAGCGAAATAATTGATGAAActaaagaaataattaaaaaaacggaAAAGCCGagcacaaaaaaaaaaaagataaaaaaagaaaatgttgaggaaaaaaatataaatgtaaaaatgaaagaGATGGgggaaattttaaaaagctATGATAAAGACGAAATTTACAATTGTAACAAAAGTGACGATGGGTCAAATagtataagaaaaaatgatttcTTACACAGttctaaaaattataactaTAAAAAGTCGAAATATTTAGATCTAGAACGTTTTTCAACAAATAAAAGCTTTAAAAGAAACGTATTAgcttataattttgaatcTCCTATAAATCTACCACCAAAAATGGAAGACAAGACAAAACTAAAATATGATTCTGATCATTTCTTTACTTCGCCATATGCTGTagacaaaaatgaaaaagatgaaataTCTGACACACCAATCAAGGCACCATACATAAAAAGaagcaaaaatataataaacaaaattagaGAAGATTCCATCGATTTTAAAGATGAGTTTAgcaaagaaaatgataaaataaaagaatatataaaagaaagaaTAAATTATCGGCAAAAAGTGACACCCAATTATTTTAACTTTAACAATATGTCTAAATATTCCAACGcatttaagaaaaaaaataaaaaaaaaaaggacatacaaaaaaaatatacatatagaCAAAAAACAagcttttataattttttaaataaaaatgatacgGCCAATTATAACTATTCTAGTgaatttgaatattttattgaccccaaattgaaaaataaaaaacctATAAACTTCAACAATTTGTTCgcaaaaatatacaaaaaaaagcaaagtTTACTTAACATGAAAACTGgagatattaataataaaaaaaaaaatactcgAAACAGAAGTAGAGatagaattattttttcaagcCGACGTGATGAGGAACATGATGACAaccaaaaaatgaataaaaaattgttttatcaAACTTATGCTCAGAAGGCAGAACATGTTTcgaatgaaaatatatccacagaaatgataaataatgacatttttttaaaaaaagaagataacgaaaaaaaattaaaatatgattccaataaaaatattaaaaatgagtCCCCAAAAAATGTAGATAAAATGATGTTGAAGAAAAGAATGATATCGAAAAAAATCAGTTTTTACAGTCTGAAAGACGATGAAAAAGAGGATAGCTTCAGATCGTCTGATAATAGTTCATGTGGTATtaaatcgaaaaaaacGAGTAGTATAGGTGATGAAGAAAtgaatgaatattttaatgacAACAATGAGTTTAACAGGAACCAAAatcaaaacaaaaataaaaataaaaagaataaagaATTTTCATTAGCGTCTAAAGtaaataacatatttaaaaatatctttaaaaagaattatataagCGAGAAATTAAAATCAGGAAAATACAATACAATGAATAATTCCAAATCAGGGCaaacaaatataacaacagataataaaaaaagtcaaattaaaaaaaatggagaTGTAAATAAAGCAAACACAAATGTAACCACTAAAAACTCtgattttgtaaataattttgataattataacaagaacattttaaaaaaattaacatcCACTttgcaaataaataaaaagacaaGCTATTTCAACCGGTTTTATTACAAATTTAAAGATGAAGAACTGGAAGAAGAGTATACAAGAGAATATTACagagaaataataaatattgatttaacaaaaaaattaataattatatttgtaatatCAGAATTAATATTAAGTTTATGCAATGTTATAGAATTATCATATTATGAGCATAAGGACACACCTAACGATTTTATTGTAATTATATGGTTGATTAgatctatatatttgtttacaataacatttatatggcttttattaaaaacaaaattaaaagaatataaagatAATTCAAGTAAAATGATGTGGActacatttattttgaatatatttttatcatcttGGGGTATTATTATGATAGATCTTGCTTGTATACATTATAGTAATTTAGTTGGAAACTCACGCGAAAGAtcgatattttttatgaaagaCGCAACagaattaataatttctaTGCAACTaatatttgttaaaaatatgttatttaaacataaattttttttttttgtattttttttcgttttctttatatattcattttataaattatttgttataCATGTAGGTGAATTAAGAATATGCTGTAGTATACTATTAATTCTttccataaatattttatacttttGGTATTCAGAATATCTAGACAGAATAcaatacataataaaaagaaaaagaaatagaaTGGAAAAAACTTCACATGATTTCTTAACAAGAATTTTACCAAGACAAGTCTTAGAGGAATatcaaaatgataatttacAATTGACGTATAAGCATGAAAAAatagcatttttatttgcgGATATTGTAGGATTTACAAAATGGAGTAAAACAGCAGCCCCCAAAAATGTtctaaaattattacaaaaacTTATATCCAAAATTGATAAGGatacaataaaattagGATTGTATAAACTTTTTACAATTGGCGATGCATATGTAGCTACTAGCCAACCAAATGCATCAATAACTGATCAAATAGAAGCAGCTGATGGAATAATAAGTATTTTTAAGTTAGCAAAGCTTATATtgcataatattaatactattaaaatacaatttaatAAACATGACTTCAATATGAGAATAGGGTTGCATTATGGTTCATGTGTTGGAGGAATTATAGGATCAGTAAGAATACGATATGATATGTGGGGTTTGGATGTATTAATAGCAAATCAAATTGAATCCAATGGTATACCTGGTGAAATTGTTTGTTCagaacaatttaaaaattttttcttgGAAACCGAACCAAATGC GAAGTTAAATTTTTGGCATTATAAAACGATATCTATAAACGATAAAGacatcaaaatatatgttgtagaggataaaaattatgaggAAGATTATGATCCAAAAGTTATAGACTACGATACATTATTGAAGCTtcgagaaaaaaataaagaaaaagggTAA